One window from the genome of Argonema galeatum A003/A1 encodes:
- a CDS encoding phenylacetate--CoA ligase family protein, translating to MREEQRQRAVKAFQEFLTTPMQTLLERHANSSAESGVLALFHSVVNTVPAYRAFLAEHNIDPLSIQTYEDFQKLPPITKENYLKLHSLAELCRNGELSSCDTIAVSSGSTGKPTFWPRFFADELQIATRFEQIFHESFYADTRRTLAVICFTLGTWVGGIFTMNCCRYLASKGYPITVISPGNNKEEIFRVVQELGEQFEQVVLLGYPPFIKDVIDSGIPRGVEWQKYHLKMVFAGEVFSEEWRNLVGERVDSTNLCYDSAALYGTADAGVLGNETPLSICIRRFLANNPNAARALFGESRLPTLVQYDPFSRFFEVREGTLLFSGDNGIPLIRYNILDTGGIISYDEMLNFLSEWGFDPLTDLSSDRGIHQLPFVYVFGRSNFTVSYFGANIYPENVTVGLEQAVIKDWVTGKFVLQVKEDGDRNKFLSAIVELAPGVEGSEGKREAIASSILSQLRRLNSEFANYVPPAYQMLQVSLAPTGDPEYFPIGVKHRYTRK from the coding sequence ATGCGAGAAGAACAACGTCAACGGGCAGTGAAGGCGTTTCAAGAATTCCTGACAACGCCAATGCAAACTCTACTCGAACGACACGCCAACAGTAGTGCAGAGTCAGGTGTTTTAGCATTGTTTCACTCGGTTGTCAACACAGTTCCCGCCTACCGCGCATTTTTGGCAGAACATAACATCGATCCACTGTCCATCCAGACTTACGAAGATTTCCAAAAGCTGCCGCCAATTACAAAAGAGAATTACCTCAAGCTTCACTCGTTAGCCGAATTGTGCCGCAATGGAGAATTGTCAAGTTGCGATACGATCGCAGTTTCCTCCGGTTCGACCGGAAAACCGACATTTTGGCCGCGTTTTTTCGCAGATGAACTTCAGATAGCCACTCGTTTTGAGCAGATATTCCACGAGAGCTTTTATGCCGACACCCGCCGCACCTTAGCCGTGATTTGTTTCACGTTGGGAACGTGGGTAGGCGGCATTTTTACGATGAATTGCTGTCGCTATCTTGCCAGTAAAGGTTATCCCATCACTGTTATCTCTCCAGGAAATAACAAAGAAGAAATTTTCCGAGTTGTGCAGGAACTCGGTGAGCAATTTGAGCAAGTTGTGCTATTGGGATATCCCCCATTTATTAAAGATGTAATTGATAGCGGAATTCCCCGTGGTGTAGAGTGGCAAAAATATCATCTAAAAATGGTTTTTGCTGGAGAAGTCTTTAGCGAAGAGTGGCGAAATCTGGTTGGAGAAAGAGTTGATTCGACAAATTTATGTTATGATTCTGCCGCACTTTATGGTACCGCCGATGCGGGTGTTTTGGGCAATGAAACACCGCTGAGTATTTGCATTCGTCGTTTTTTGGCAAATAATCCAAATGCGGCGCGGGCGCTATTTGGTGAATCCCGCTTACCCACGCTGGTACAGTACGATCCTTTCAGTCGCTTTTTTGAAGTTCGTGAGGGAACATTGCTGTTTTCAGGCGATAACGGCATTCCGTTGATTCGTTATAACATTTTGGATACTGGGGGGATAATTAGTTATGATGAAATGCTGAATTTCCTGTCCGAATGGGGATTCGATCCACTAACAGATTTGTCTAGTGATAGAGGTATTCATCAGTTGCCTTTTGTGTATGTGTTTGGACGTTCTAATTTTACTGTTTCTTATTTTGGGGCAAATATTTACCCAGAAAATGTGACGGTGGGGTTAGAACAAGCTGTTATTAAAGATTGGGTAACGGGTAAGTTTGTATTGCAAGTTAAGGAAGATGGGGATCGAAATAAATTTCTGTCTGCGATCGTGGAATTAGCGCCGGGAGTGGAAGGTAGCGAAGGGAAACGGGAGGCGATCGCATCTTCTATCCTTTCTCAGCTGCGGCGACTCAACAGCGAGTTTGCTAACTATGTTCCGCCAGCATATCAGATGCTGCAAGTTTCCCTCGCACCAACAGGCGACCCGGAGTATTTTCCCATCGGCGTGAAGCACAGATATACGCGGAAGTAG